The sequence AAGATGATGAGTTGATTTCATCCATAAATAAAAACATAAAAACAATAGTCCAAAATGTACTAAATATAAAAATTAAATCAATCTCTGATAAAATTGGGGGATAATATGATAAGGGAAGTATTAAGAGAAATTGACGATATTGAAAGATTTTTAAATAAATATAAAGATTATTTGGGGGAGGATTACATTAAATATCAAAAAACCCTCAGTGAACTTAAAATAAAAGCCAGATTAAAAGAAATTGAATTAAAAATTAAAAAAGCACTATCTCTAAAATCAGACAAAGAATATTCAAGAGCAAGAGTGGTATTAAAAGATGCACTAGCGTTATTAGAAAATCTTGAAGATGAAACAATAAACAAAAAAATTAAAACATTTAACAATCAAATAAACCTATTAAAAATCCAAATAGAAAATGAACTCCTTCAAATCAAAAACCTTCTATTAGGGGACGAATCAACAATAAACATTCACATAAATCCAATAAATATGGTATTCAACATAGAAGAGGACGAAAATCTCAAAAAACTAAAACAACTCTTATCAAAATATCAAAATCCAGTGAAGATAGGGGAAGGGGGCTTTGCCTACATATTTAGAGTAGTAAAAAATAACAAAATCGTTGCAATAAAAGTTCCTAAGGAATTAACCGAACTAACTGGAAAGATATTTTTGAGAGAAATTGAAAATTGGAAAAAACTCAACCACATAAACATAGTTAAACTCTACGATTACAACATCCATCCCTACCCGTACATAGAAATGGAATACTGTGAAACAGATTTAAACAAAATCAAAAACAAACTAAACCTTAGAGATGCGTTAATGCTGATATTCGAGGTTTTGAATGGTTTAAAATACGCCCATAACAAAGGAATCATACATAAAGATTTAAAACCATCAAATATTTTAATTTCTAATGGAATTCCAAAAATCACCGATTGGGATTTAGCAAGGGAAGAAACATCAAAATCAACAACCATAAACGCTTTAACTCTCCAATACTCAGCACCAGAGCAAATAACCAGAACTGGAATTGATAAAAGAACAGATATTTATCAAATTGGTATTATTTTATATGAGTTAACTACAAAACAACTCCCATTCAAAGGAGATGCCTTCGATATCATGGAGAGTATTAAAAATAAAACTCCACCAAAACCATCCCAAATAAACCCACTAATTGATGAAGAATTGGAAAGAATAATATTAAAATGCATCCAAAAAGATAAAAATAAGAGATACCAATCAGTAGGAGAATTACAAAAAGATTTGGCAAATTATCTAAACATGCAATTAACTACTGAATTAAATAACTCAAAATCAAAAAATGATTTCAGTAGAAGTATGTTTTACTGTGCTGATTTGGTTTTATTCCACTTGAATAATAACGATTTACCAAATGCTTTAAAGTACCTTTATGACTTAAAATATTATGCTAAAAAATATTGTTCTGAAGAGATAATTAAAGCAATTGATAATTTAATAAATGGTTTAGAATATAGAATCAAAGAAGGTATAAAAGAGCCATCTGATGACCTAAAGATAATGACAAAGATTGTCGTTGAAAAGGTTAAAAT is a genomic window of Methanotorris formicicus Mc-S-70 containing:
- a CDS encoding serine/threonine-protein kinase, which produces MIREVLREIDDIERFLNKYKDYLGEDYIKYQKTLSELKIKARLKEIELKIKKALSLKSDKEYSRARVVLKDALALLENLEDETINKKIKTFNNQINLLKIQIENELLQIKNLLLGDESTINIHINPINMVFNIEEDENLKKLKQLLSKYQNPVKIGEGGFAYIFRVVKNNKIVAIKVPKELTELTGKIFLREIENWKKLNHINIVKLYDYNIHPYPYIEMEYCETDLNKIKNKLNLRDALMLIFEVLNGLKYAHNKGIIHKDLKPSNILISNGIPKITDWDLAREETSKSTTINALTLQYSAPEQITRTGIDKRTDIYQIGIILYELTTKQLPFKGDAFDIMESIKNKTPPKPSQINPLIDEELERIILKCIQKDKNKRYQSVGELQKDLANYLNMQLTTELNNSKSKNDFSRSMFYCADLVLFHLNNNDLPNALKYLYDLKYYAKKYCSEEIIKAIDNLINGLEYRIKEGIKEPSDDLKIMTKIVVEKVKMRF